The Chamaesiphon minutus PCC 6605 DNA window GTCATGGCAAATTGACTACCCCACAAATCAACGAATGGAAGCAACTCAATCGGGCGATTTCTTGCAATTGCCAAGCTGGGGGAATATTCCTAATGCGTCCATTATTATTACATTCATCCTCGATCGCCATCTTACCAAGTCATCGTCGGATCGTCCATCTTGAATACGCCGATCGTCAATTAGATAACGGACTAGAGTGGTATTACTAGGATCGATCGAGTTCCAAAAATCCGGTATTTATAGCAGAAGTAAGAAAACTAAATCTGCTTTTGGGCATACTCAATTATATCCCCTATCGCCGCTACATTCAGGATCGTTATAATATTTACAAGTTAATAACAAAAACAGGAGCTTACAAATCGAATAGAATTAATTAGTTACAGTGCTTATAAAATAAATAAACTTAATCTTAAATATGCATCACATATCAGATCGGTCAATAGATGATTATATCAGTCAAATTACGAAATTTAGCCAAAGCCAGAGGATTCCGACGCCCCAAGAACTGGACAGAATTGTTAGCGAATTGGGTATTACCGAAGAGCAGATGGCAGAAATTCAGAGAGTCTCTCAGGAACATCTGACTAGAGCTGATACTTATATGAAGCTGCGCCAATGGGACTATGCGATTGAAGAGCTAGAAAAAGGCATACCTTTAAATCCATTTAGTTTAGACACGATCTCATGTCTAGGCGAAGCGTATTTAGGTCGGTGGTGCTTAAAGCATAAACGAGCAGATGGAGTAAATCTGCAAACAGCAGCCCGAAAATGCTTACAGATTCAACCAGACTCACCGATTGCTATGAGCCTGCTGTCAAGATTTTATCGTTACTCTAAATGGCGTAGAAGTAGTCAGCTTATATTTGGTGCTATCTCGCTAGGTTTGATTGGAGGTGTTGTACTGGCAGCGACTCAAGATTCTTTAAGATCTCTAATAGTATCTCATACTCCAATCGGTACATTAATTGGCTATAAGGATAATATTGATACTGAGCGAGAAAGACTCTTGAGTACAGACAACAGGCAGGCTGAACTCAATCGACAAATTGAATCTTTTAAAACCCAACAGACTGCAATGCAAGCAGAAATTGAATCCCTTAAAACGAAGCAATCCTCGCTCCAAGCGGAAATCGAATCTCTTAAAACCGAGCACTCCGATCCAACATCTAATGAATCGGATAACCAAGCAACTCCCGATAATTTACCCTCTCCTGAAGCAAAACAACTACAGTAGTAGCAATAGTAGGGCACTGCCAGCCCTTTCAATACGAATACTATACCAGCAGATATGACTAGTGCTGAAGATGCGATCGTGTGGGTAAATCATGGCATACATCCTTCAAAATTCTCTATTCAAACTTGATTTAGCGATCGAATTTGACATCGATCCGATCGCCATGGCATCATATAATCATGATATATGATGCAAATTTTATGCTCAACATCAGTCGAGACATCAACTCTCTTTCTAATTTCAAGCGTAATACTGCTAGCTTCATCGATCGACTAAAAGACACAAAGTCACCACTAGTCCTCACTATTAATGGCGTATCCGAGCTAGTCGTCCAAAGTGCTGAAGGTTATCAGCAGCTACTCGATCGTATTGAGTATCTCGAAACAACGGCTGGAATTAGAAAAGGACTAGACGAGCTAGTCGAAGGACAATCGGTTGCAGCCATCCCAGCTCTAGAGGAACTGAGGAGCAAGCTCCAACAGCCTAAATCATGAACTACACTGTCGAAATTTTGCCGCAAGCACTCGATAATATTGAAGCTGCTTATCGTTGGATGGCGGATAATTTCAGTCCAGAACGTGCCGAGCAGTGGTATGACGAATTAATGGTAGCCGTTCGATCTTTGGAGAAGTTTCCTAATCGTGCGCCTCAAGCTCCAGAAGCGGCTGAGTTTGAACTAGATATTCGTCAGTTGTTTGTGGGTAAAGGTCGGCAATATCGAATTTTGTTCTTGGTTGAGAAGGGACGTGTTTCTATTTTGTATGTTCGTCATACTAGTCAATCTTGGTTGGAGCGAGAAGAATGAGATCTAGACTAAATACGATTGGGCTTTTGGGTAAATTATGGCATTCATTTGTCTAAATTTGCCATTCAAACCTGATTCAATCGTCTTAATATTTTACACGCAATCTGTAGGGGCGGGTTTATGCTATGTATTTTATATGTACAGATAACCTTAAACAAACCCGCCCGCCTCACTAATTATTCACGCATGTTTGTTCGCCTACAAATTGCAAAAGACGATCGACAGTTGCTGGTGGGGTTGGGCGGGTTTGTTCGATCCTGATGTACGGTCGCAAGCATTTCTTGCATAAACCTGCCCCTACAGGCTAATTGCATTCATGCAGATTAATTGTATGCAAAAATATCCCGACTTCTTCAAGAAGTCGGGGATATGGCATTACTTAAAACTAAATTAACCGATACTCGAAGGTTCTTTTTCTTTAGCTAAGAACTTCTCTAATTCCGTCAATGCTTCTGCATCGACTTTAGTTTGCATCGGACAGAACTTCGGCCCACACATCGAACAGAACTCGGCAGTTTTGTAGATGTCTGCGGGGAGAGTTTCGTCGTGATATTCCTTCGCCCGTTCGGGGTCGAGAGAAAGTTCAAATTGACGATTCCAATCGAAGTTGTAACGCGCTGTAGACAGCTCGTCATCGCGATCGCGTGCCCCCGGACGTTTGCGGGCGATATCGGCAGCGTGAGCGGCAATTTTGTAGGCGATCAGACCGTTGCGGACATCTTCAGCATTGGGTAAGCCCAGGTGTTCTTTGGGCGTCACGTAGCAGAGCATCGCGGTACCGTACCAGCCAGCCATTGCCGCGCCGATCGCGGAGGTGATATGGTCGTAACCGGGTGCGATGTCGGTGACAAGTGGCCCTAAGACGTAGAAAGGAGCCTCAGAGCACTCTTCCATCTGCTTTTTGACGTTGAACTCGATTTGATCCATCGGAACGTGTCCGGGGCCTTCTACCATCACTTGGATGTCATGTTCCCAGGCGCGACGGGTGAGGTTACCGAGGGTTTTGAGTTCGGCTAGTTGCGCTTCGTCAGATGCGTCGTGGGTACAACCAGGACGCAGGGAGTCGCCCAAACTAAATGACACATCGCATTTCTTGAAGATTTCGATGATGTCGTCGAAGTGGGTGTAGAGGGGGTTTTGCTTGTGGTGATGCAGCATCCACCGTGCTAAAATCCCACCGCCACGGGAGACGATACCTGTAATCCGATTGCGAACGAGCGGTAAATGTTCGATTAGAATGCCAGCGTGGATGGTTTGATAGTCTACCCCTTGCTGGGCATGTTTTTCGATAATGTGCAGAAAATCGTTGGGAGTGAGATTTTCGACATTACCGTGGACGCTTTCTAATGCCTGATAAATGGGTACGGTACCAATGGGTACGGGCGAATTTTTGATGATTTCGATCCGAATTTCATCTAAATTACCGCCACCAGTGGAGAGATCCATCACGGTATCGGCACCGTATTTGACAGCGAGGATCAGTTTATCGACT harbors:
- a CDS encoding type II toxin-antitoxin system Phd/YefM family antitoxin; its protein translation is MIYDANFMLNISRDINSLSNFKRNTASFIDRLKDTKSPLVLTINGVSELVVQSAEGYQQLLDRIEYLETTAGIRKGLDELVEGQSVAAIPALEELRSKLQQPKS
- the thiC gene encoding phosphomethylpyrimidine synthase, which translates into the protein MRAEWIAKRSGQANVSQMHYARQGVETEEMQHVAKRENLPVDLIRAEVARGRMIIPANTNHLNLEPMAIGIASKCKVNANIGASPNSSNMQEEVDKLILAVKYGADTVMDLSTGGGNLDEIRIEIIKNSPVPIGTVPIYQALESVHGNVENLTPNDFLHIIEKHAQQGVDYQTIHAGILIEHLPLVRNRITGIVSRGGGILARWMLHHHKQNPLYTHFDDIIEIFKKCDVSFSLGDSLRPGCTHDASDEAQLAELKTLGNLTRRAWEHDIQVMVEGPGHVPMDQIEFNVKKQMEECSEAPFYVLGPLVTDIAPGYDHITSAIGAAMAGWYGTAMLCYVTPKEHLGLPNAEDVRNGLIAYKIAAHAADIARKRPGARDRDDELSTARYNFDWNRQFELSLDPERAKEYHDETLPADIYKTAEFCSMCGPKFCPMQTKVDAEALTELEKFLAKEKEPSSIG
- a CDS encoding type II toxin-antitoxin system RelE/ParE family toxin, with the protein product MNYTVEILPQALDNIEAAYRWMADNFSPERAEQWYDELMVAVRSLEKFPNRAPQAPEAAEFELDIRQLFVGKGRQYRILFLVEKGRVSILYVRHTSQSWLEREE